From the genome of Candidatus Micrarchaeia archaeon:
GCAAGATTCATGCTCCCGGTCTTGATGGTCCAGTATATGTACCATCCCCACGCATCGCAATCGGTGAACGCATAAACTGGAAGCCCCTTGTCCGCGAGCTTCCTTATCAGCCGCCTGGTTCCGCGCGAAGCCTGCCCCTTGGGGGTGATAATAATGCAATTCTCTTTCCTCCAGAACTGGTCCTCATTCAGGCGCTGCCACAATGCGTCCTTTTCCACTACGAGTACGTATTTCGCGTCCACGTCCACCAGTTCCATCCCATTATCAACGTCGCTCGGGACCATCCACCCGCTCCTTCCCATCTTGGTTCCGTCTATCAGCGTCTCCTCTCCTGCGAAGTTGTCCCTTATCTTCAGCCTCCCGGCGACCACTCCCTTCCTATCAGTAGTTAGGTTGAAGTCCTCCCTTTTCACAGATAAAGCGACCTCCAAATCCTCTATCAGCTCGTTGGACTCGCTCTGCTCTGAGAACAGTTCTTCGTCAATATCCTCTCCTAGGGTGAATTTGAGCTGGTAATACAAGCCCCTTATGGAAGTGTGCAAATCCTCTGAAATGAATTTCTTGGCCTTGTTCGCTATGGCTATTGTTTGCATGAATTTCTTGGCCTGCCCCACGCTCACGAACCTCCTCTC
Proteins encoded in this window:
- a CDS encoding DNA topoisomerase IV subunit A, with the translated sequence MAKKSEKTNIAEEAPRAVAHPFGDESKKPKDRAGDGVSTPVSRMELLGEKETLERLRNLGKKLADEVIRGEEPKFDLPLRSRSNIVYDEGMKFLRIGEKREERRFVSVGQAKKFMQTIAIANKAKKFISEDLHTSIRGLYYQLKFTLGEDIDEELFSEQSESNELIEDLEVALSVKREDFNLTTDRKGVVAGRLKIRDNFAGEETLIDGTKMGRSGWMVPSDVDNGMELVDVDAKYVLVVEKDALWQRLNEDQFWRKENCIIITPKGQASRGTRRLIRKLADKGLPVYAFTDCDAWGWYIYWTIKTGSMNLAYLGRNFAIPEMRFIGVTMKDIEDYAFLQKLTINAKEVDLKRAEEMLSYPWISTHKRWVEELKRVLKTKKKLEQDALQGQKLTFVGDYVRKKIGEGDLMP